A single Streptomyces sp. 2114.4 DNA region contains:
- a CDS encoding ATP-binding protein: protein MRHADLKAVGEVRRELRQLLSRWSAPGDGELTEVATLLTSELVTNALVHAEGGAVVTAEVGDRLRVEVRDFVPGRPEPRTPTTDGTSGRGLMLVRSLADAWGIRTESLGKSVWFELGGGPA, encoded by the coding sequence GTGCGGCATGCGGATCTGAAAGCGGTCGGCGAGGTGCGGCGGGAGCTGCGTCAACTGCTCAGCCGCTGGTCGGCGCCGGGGGACGGCGAGCTCACGGAGGTCGCGACCCTGCTCACCAGCGAGCTGGTCACCAACGCCCTGGTGCATGCGGAGGGCGGCGCCGTCGTCACGGCCGAGGTCGGCGACCGGCTGCGGGTGGAGGTGCGGGACTTTGTTCCCGGCCGTCCCGAGCCGCGCACCCCGACCACCGACGGCACCTCCGGCAGGGGCCTGATGCTGGTGCGCTCCTTAGCCGACGCCTGGGGCATACGCACCGAAAGCCTCGGCAAGAGCGTGTGGTTCGAGCTGGGCGGCGGACCGGCCTGA
- a CDS encoding DUF2637 domain-containing protein has product MRMTDIPLDWLVPGVLLLVGVPVAAALVVRGRRAASRSAGEDSWERSEERRRRKETVFASASYLLLFCCAAVAAALSFHGLVGFGVQNLNLSGGWEYLVPFGLDGAAMFCSVLAVREASHGDAALGSRMLVWTFAGAAAWFNWVHAPRGLDHAGAPQFFAGMSLSAAVLFDRALKQTRRAALREQGLVPRPLPQIRIVRWLRAPRETFGAWSLMLLEGVRTLDEAVEEVREDRREKEQHRLRRREQGKLDRARIKAINRQHRSWGRGGGRQLPVAQAATGSAEVAGPEPAITGDAEPPVTGELPVRARPALKAVSGAEAEGAAASDGPRRTVDLTAEDDTQTIPRLDSLEEKLAEIERQFG; this is encoded by the coding sequence ATGAGAATGACGGACATACCGCTGGATTGGCTGGTTCCCGGAGTCTTGCTGCTCGTCGGGGTGCCGGTGGCCGCGGCGCTGGTGGTGCGGGGCAGGCGGGCGGCTTCACGGTCCGCCGGTGAGGACTCCTGGGAGCGGAGCGAGGAGCGCCGGCGCCGCAAGGAGACGGTCTTCGCCTCGGCCTCGTATCTGCTGCTGTTCTGTTGTGCGGCGGTCGCCGCCGCACTGTCCTTCCACGGTTTGGTCGGCTTCGGTGTGCAGAACCTCAACCTCTCCGGGGGCTGGGAGTACCTGGTGCCGTTCGGGCTCGACGGCGCGGCGATGTTCTGTTCCGTGCTCGCCGTGCGGGAGGCCAGCCACGGTGATGCGGCGCTCGGTTCGCGGATGCTGGTGTGGACGTTCGCGGGCGCGGCGGCGTGGTTCAACTGGGTGCATGCGCCGCGCGGTCTGGACCACGCGGGTGCCCCGCAGTTCTTCGCCGGGATGTCGCTGTCGGCGGCGGTCCTCTTCGACCGGGCGCTCAAGCAGACCCGCCGGGCGGCGCTGCGCGAGCAGGGTCTGGTGCCCCGTCCGCTGCCGCAGATCCGGATCGTCCGCTGGCTGCGTGCTCCCCGTGAGACCTTCGGGGCCTGGTCGCTGATGCTGCTGGAGGGCGTACGGACGCTGGACGAGGCGGTCGAGGAGGTCCGCGAGGACCGGCGCGAGAAGGAGCAGCACCGTCTGCGCAGGCGCGAACAGGGCAAGCTCGACCGGGCACGCATCAAGGCCATCAACCGGCAGCACCGCAGCTGGGGCCGTGGTGGCGGGCGGCAGCTGCCGGTGGCGCAGGCGGCGACGGGCTCCGCGGAGGTGGCCGGGCCGGAACCCGCTATAACCGGCGACGCGGAGCCGCCGGTCACCGGGGAGCTTCCGGTGCGCGCCCGTCCGGCCCTCAAGGCCGTGTCCGGCGCTGAGGCCGAGGGAGCCGCGGCCTCGGACGGGCCCCGGCGGACCGTGGATCTCACCGCCGAGGACGACACCCAGACCATTCCCCGTCTGGACTCCCTGGAGGAGAAACTGGCCGAGATCGAGCGGCAATTCGGCTGA
- a CDS encoding NUDIX hydrolase, whose amino-acid sequence MEIDILVYAAVFLHEAYPRLNELLTERAAEGCTVRIAIGEADSDNVQARGGGMDLTDSLPGTAVREVKEETGLDVEITGLVGTYTDPKHIMAYTDGEVRRQFNVCFTARITGGQLEISDESTELGFVPPEEIQQLPMHHTQRLRLQHFLEHREKPYLGWTA is encoded by the coding sequence GTGGAGATCGACATCCTCGTGTACGCGGCCGTCTTCCTCCACGAGGCGTACCCCCGGCTGAACGAACTCCTCACCGAACGCGCCGCCGAAGGCTGCACCGTCCGCATCGCGATCGGGGAAGCCGACAGCGACAACGTCCAAGCCCGCGGCGGCGGCATGGACCTCACCGACTCCCTGCCCGGCACCGCCGTCCGAGAGGTCAAGGAAGAGACCGGCCTCGACGTCGAGATCACCGGCCTGGTCGGCACCTACACCGACCCGAAACACATCATGGCCTATACCGACGGCGAGGTCCGCCGCCAGTTCAACGTCTGCTTCACCGCCCGCATCACCGGCGGTCAGCTGGAGATCTCCGACGAGTCCACCGAGCTCGGGTTCGTGCCGCCGGAAGAGATCCAGCAGTTGCCGATGCATCACACTCAACGGCTCAGGCTCCAGCACTTCCTGGAACACCGCGAGAAGCCGTACCTGGGCTGGACCGCCTGA
- a CDS encoding XRE family transcriptional regulator has product MSRWRPLPDTLDADAHRLATELRALKERTGLSLDGLARKTPYSKSAWHRYLNGEKLPPRSAVEALGQVAGADQEQLLAVYDAAYRARTAPVATPPSAAPAAPLPEERTGRTAEPAGWARTFLHSAGVLRTVGALVALMALVATMGAAAAIVELPARAARTDGDASPACHGHRCQGRYPWRPGCNRDARAESTIVDTTYTVRLRFSPSCGTVWSEVQPRSGGAQKVSIWVGRDARLTSHPHGREGLAVSPMLATSDLRQAVACAKVTDRVACTGAIELTSPARSRDPDDFPGPKFLERVMR; this is encoded by the coding sequence GTGTCCCGCTGGCGGCCGCTGCCCGACACGCTCGATGCTGACGCGCACCGCTTGGCGACAGAGTTGCGCGCCCTCAAGGAACGGACCGGTCTGAGCCTGGACGGGCTGGCCAGGAAGACCCCGTACAGCAAGTCCGCCTGGCACCGCTATCTCAACGGCGAGAAGCTGCCACCGCGCAGCGCGGTCGAGGCGCTGGGCCAGGTGGCGGGCGCGGATCAGGAACAGTTGCTCGCCGTGTACGACGCCGCGTACCGCGCCCGGACGGCCCCCGTGGCCACACCGCCGTCCGCGGCGCCCGCGGCTCCCCTCCCGGAGGAACGCACCGGCCGCACGGCGGAACCCGCCGGGTGGGCCCGGACGTTCCTGCACAGCGCCGGGGTGCTGCGGACCGTCGGGGCGCTGGTGGCGCTGATGGCGCTGGTGGCGACCATGGGAGCGGCGGCAGCGATCGTGGAGCTTCCCGCACGGGCCGCACGGACGGACGGCGATGCCTCCCCCGCGTGCCACGGCCACCGATGCCAGGGCCGCTATCCGTGGCGGCCCGGCTGCAATCGCGACGCGCGCGCGGAGAGCACCATCGTGGACACCACCTACACCGTGCGCCTCCGGTTCAGCCCCTCGTGCGGAACCGTCTGGTCGGAGGTGCAGCCACGCTCCGGCGGCGCACAGAAGGTATCGATCTGGGTCGGCCGCGACGCCCGCCTCACCTCCCACCCCCACGGCCGCGAGGGGCTTGCCGTCAGCCCCATGCTGGCCACCTCGGACCTGCGACAGGCCGTGGCCTGCGCAAAGGTGACGGACCGCGTGGCCTGCACCGGCGCCATCGAGCTGACGAGCCCGGCCCGCTCCCGTGATCCCGATGACTTTCCCGGGCCCAAGTTCCTGGAAAGGGTCATGCGTTGA
- a CDS encoding teichoic acid biosynthesis protein C, producing the protein MVTETAVQGPGPGRRAVCRLALSAAAAAVVPARRALAAPAPSGKPPALSAAGRPFLAGRLRHATVLQSFAVDERKGHLYALQVVAGGVRLAGEATAPSHAQRVGNGDLCLNRLTLDGSPAGHMYLKGFGHGGSIGLEDSADGVTLWTEWDANPASGYGRGVCCFRFTDGQVLERDSGGLGTCHPVPGSTSNAPALDVTHRQLLLRYKREGIPRFALYDLDRFRAGWFLPLTDFAQPGAGLALPFQGMAVHGAYAYQLLGSAYGTGNPASSGGNTRLYRIDLRTGRVVWQQRERTAPGLSPREPEGLAVLRDGGTPRLCLGFTEGPAGGRGFRLYDKALS; encoded by the coding sequence ATGGTCACAGAGACAGCTGTGCAGGGGCCGGGACCGGGACGCAGGGCCGTGTGCCGCCTCGCGCTGAGCGCGGCGGCCGCTGCCGTGGTACCGGCGCGGCGGGCGCTGGCGGCACCGGCGCCGAGCGGGAAGCCGCCCGCCCTGTCCGCGGCGGGCCGGCCGTTCCTCGCCGGGCGGCTGCGACACGCCACGGTGCTGCAGTCCTTCGCCGTCGACGAACGGAAAGGGCACCTCTACGCCCTGCAGGTGGTGGCGGGCGGGGTACGGCTGGCGGGCGAGGCAACGGCACCTTCCCACGCGCAACGCGTCGGCAACGGTGATCTGTGCCTGAACCGGCTCACCCTGGACGGCTCCCCGGCCGGGCACATGTACCTGAAGGGCTTCGGGCACGGAGGCTCGATCGGGCTGGAGGACTCCGCGGACGGCGTCACGCTGTGGACGGAGTGGGATGCCAACCCGGCGTCCGGCTACGGGCGGGGGGTGTGCTGCTTCCGTTTCACGGACGGGCAGGTGCTGGAACGTGACAGCGGCGGACTCGGCACCTGCCACCCCGTCCCCGGCTCCACCAGCAATGCCCCCGCCCTCGATGTGACGCACCGGCAACTCCTGCTGCGGTACAAGAGGGAGGGCATACCGAGGTTCGCCCTGTACGACCTGGACCGGTTCCGGGCCGGCTGGTTCCTCCCGCTGACCGACTTCGCCCAGCCGGGCGCCGGCCTCGCACTGCCCTTCCAGGGCATGGCCGTCCACGGCGCTTACGCCTACCAGCTCCTCGGCAGCGCGTACGGAACGGGCAACCCGGCGTCCTCCGGCGGCAACACCCGGCTGTACCGCATCGATCTGCGGACCGGACGTGTGGTGTGGCAGCAGCGGGAGCGGACGGCCCCGGGACTGTCGCCCCGCGAGCCGGAGGGCCTGGCCGTACTGCGGGACGGGGGCACACCGCGGCTGTGCCTGGGGTTCACCGAAGGCCCGGCGGGCGGCCGCGGTTTCCGTCTGTACGACAAAGCGCTCAGCTGA
- a CDS encoding SH3 domain-containing protein, whose protein sequence is MIRRMMRSGVVTAVAALAMVPSVAFADSCPHPASGRYSAQQDTATTRTTHAYGRVVTPNDARLNVRSGPDTAYRVVGTVRAGRVRALACKTRGGSVRGNHRWYRLTHHRGFVSAHYVHASRAVPWCRVLGS, encoded by the coding sequence ATGATTCGACGCATGATGCGCAGCGGTGTGGTCACCGCGGTTGCCGCCCTCGCCATGGTCCCCTCGGTGGCGTTCGCCGACTCCTGTCCGCACCCCGCCTCCGGCCGGTACTCCGCGCAGCAGGACACGGCGACGACGAGGACCACTCATGCGTACGGCCGCGTGGTGACCCCGAACGACGCGCGTCTGAACGTCCGTTCGGGACCGGACACCGCCTACCGCGTGGTCGGCACCGTACGCGCCGGCCGGGTGCGGGCCCTCGCGTGCAAGACCCGCGGCGGCTCGGTGCGGGGAAACCACCGCTGGTACCGGCTCACGCACCACCGGGGCTTTGTCTCCGCCCACTACGTCCACGCCTCCCGCGCGGTCCCGTGGTGCCGGGTCCTCGGCAGCTGA
- a CDS encoding YafY family protein, with protein MTTSTTRVLALLEILQGGGTLTVPDLAARLGVDERTVRRYAGHLLDLGVPVYSVRGRYGGYRLAPGYRMPPLMLTEDEALAVLLGLLAAQRAGLVTTSAAASESAAAKLRRVLPKALGRRLAALPATADFTARPRPAAAPEAGVLLGLAEAALHQRPVAITYTDRKGRGSERTVLPYGLVAHSGRWYLTGADPAAGEGEVRTFRLDRITAATVRPGSFTVPPAFDPVTTVLDSLAQTPWTHTVSLRVHDSVQHLRRHLPADIATLSTIPVTTAPDGTDPAETDPADADQAAVGRAHPGSPSRPAPADEPTGWVRVRIRAERLDWIPPVLAALDRPFVIEHPAELRTLVQELAHRLGAHAAAGQERPPGPEAG; from the coding sequence GTGACCACATCGACCACTCGGGTGCTCGCCCTGCTGGAGATCCTGCAAGGGGGCGGCACCCTCACCGTCCCCGACCTGGCCGCCCGCCTCGGCGTCGACGAACGCACCGTCCGCCGCTACGCCGGCCACCTGCTGGACCTCGGTGTGCCCGTCTACTCGGTGCGTGGCCGCTACGGCGGCTACCGGCTCGCCCCGGGCTATCGGATGCCCCCGCTGATGCTCACCGAGGACGAGGCCCTGGCCGTTCTGCTCGGCCTTCTGGCCGCACAGCGGGCCGGGCTGGTCACCACGTCCGCCGCAGCGAGCGAGAGCGCCGCGGCAAAACTGCGGCGCGTCCTGCCCAAGGCCCTGGGGCGACGGCTGGCGGCACTGCCGGCGACGGCCGATTTCACCGCGCGGCCCCGCCCCGCCGCCGCACCGGAAGCGGGCGTGCTGCTGGGACTTGCCGAGGCCGCACTCCATCAGCGGCCGGTGGCGATCACCTACACCGACCGGAAGGGCCGCGGCAGTGAGCGCACCGTCCTCCCCTACGGCCTGGTGGCGCACTCCGGGCGCTGGTACCTGACCGGCGCGGACCCGGCCGCCGGAGAGGGGGAGGTGCGCACCTTCCGGCTGGACCGGATCACCGCCGCCACCGTGCGGCCCGGCTCGTTCACCGTCCCGCCGGCCTTCGACCCGGTGACCACGGTCCTGGACAGCCTCGCGCAGACCCCCTGGACACACACGGTGTCGCTGCGCGTCCACGACAGCGTCCAGCACCTCCGCCGCCATCTCCCGGCCGACATCGCCACCCTGTCCACGATCCCGGTGACGACGGCACCCGACGGCACCGACCCTGCCGAGACCGACCCTGCCGACGCCGACCAGGCCGCCGTCGGCCGGGCCCACCCCGGCAGCCCGTCCCGCCCGGCACCGGCCGACGAACCCACCGGATGGGTCCGCGTCCGGATCCGGGCCGAACGACTGGACTGGATTCCTCCCGTACTGGCCGCTCTGGACCGCCCGTTCGTCATCGAACACCCCGCGGAACTGCGCACCCTTGTACAGGAGCTGGCCCACCGCCTCGGCGCTCACGCCGCCGCCGGCCAGGAGCGTCCGCCCGGTCCTGAGGCCGGCTGA
- a CDS encoding VOC family protein yields MNLVSLRVITHDVARLVAFYEQVTGVPATWSTPEFAELVTESGTLALAGERTVALFGAGSARPAANRTVIIEFRVADVDAEYARLTSLCDEFVQKPTTMPWGNRSLLFRDPDGNLINLFTPVTPEAVRRQAR; encoded by the coding sequence ATGAACCTGGTTTCGCTCCGTGTGATCACCCATGACGTCGCTCGCCTCGTCGCGTTCTACGAACAGGTCACCGGCGTTCCGGCGACCTGGTCGACCCCCGAGTTCGCCGAGCTCGTGACGGAGTCGGGCACGCTCGCGCTCGCCGGCGAGCGCACGGTGGCGCTGTTCGGTGCCGGCAGTGCCCGGCCGGCCGCCAACCGCACGGTGATCATCGAGTTCCGCGTCGCCGACGTCGACGCGGAGTACGCGCGTCTGACGTCCCTCTGCGATGAGTTCGTCCAGAAGCCGACGACGATGCCGTGGGGCAACCGCTCGCTCCTCTTCCGGGACCCCGACGGGAATCTGATCAACCTCTTCACGCCCGTCACCCCCGAGGCCGTGCGCAGGCAAGCCCGCTGA
- a CDS encoding aromatic acid exporter family protein yields the protein MADGVVERRKEPAGQGRLSRTEQWWRRALGSEGYERHTVLLVGKSTVAATLAWVVSFYVLNAQSPAFAPFSAVLIMQVTVYQSLLQSSRYVAAVAVGVAVQAALGFLGGPELLTFALVALVALTLGRWPALGAQGSQVATAAFFAFSTYVSATSDLEKVTQLGQIILLVLIGCGIGILVNVAVVPPLRYRSAEHGIHTLARALCDLVGDMHPALRAQEVDKERTGQWRGRAQRTEGLVTQARAGLHTAQESLRYNPRRLLGRHRGRTGFAGYDAVLAALERVLYQMGSLTRSLDRWSEDGSSPRSRSFLECYADFLASVSEITEVLAGLDEDKLNDQAPQLCRLADRAQQCRRRVTEQAERDGLPLADPARPHGVLVIEATRLMEEFQYTCDVLQHHVDH from the coding sequence GTGGCCGATGGCGTCGTCGAGCGGCGGAAGGAGCCGGCCGGACAAGGCCGGCTCTCCAGGACGGAGCAGTGGTGGCGGCGGGCCCTGGGCTCGGAGGGGTACGAGCGTCACACCGTGCTGCTGGTCGGCAAGAGCACCGTGGCCGCCACGCTCGCCTGGGTCGTCTCCTTCTACGTCCTGAACGCACAGTCGCCGGCCTTTGCACCGTTCTCCGCGGTGCTGATCATGCAGGTGACCGTGTACCAGTCACTGCTGCAGTCCTCCCGCTATGTGGCCGCCGTCGCGGTGGGCGTCGCGGTGCAGGCGGCCCTGGGCTTCCTCGGCGGTCCCGAGCTGCTGACCTTCGCGTTGGTGGCGTTGGTGGCGCTCACCCTCGGCCGGTGGCCGGCGCTCGGCGCGCAAGGCTCCCAGGTGGCCACCGCGGCGTTCTTCGCCTTCTCCACCTATGTCTCCGCCACCTCGGACCTGGAGAAGGTCACCCAGCTCGGGCAGATCATCCTGCTGGTCCTCATCGGCTGCGGAATCGGCATCCTGGTCAATGTCGCCGTGGTGCCACCCCTGCGCTACCGCAGCGCCGAGCACGGTATCCACACCCTGGCCCGTGCGCTGTGCGACCTGGTCGGCGATATGCACCCGGCGCTGCGCGCACAGGAGGTCGACAAGGAGCGCACCGGACAGTGGCGGGGCCGGGCCCAGCGGACGGAAGGGCTGGTCACCCAGGCGAGGGCAGGCCTGCACACCGCGCAGGAGAGCCTGCGCTACAACCCGCGCCGGCTGCTTGGCCGCCACCGCGGGCGTACCGGCTTCGCGGGGTACGACGCGGTGCTGGCGGCGTTGGAGCGCGTGCTGTACCAAATGGGGTCCCTGACGCGGAGCCTGGACCGGTGGAGCGAGGACGGGAGCAGCCCCCGCTCCCGGTCCTTCCTGGAGTGCTACGCCGACTTCCTGGCCTCCGTCTCCGAGATCACCGAGGTCCTGGCCGGGCTCGACGAGGACAAGCTGAACGACCAGGCTCCGCAGCTGTGCCGGCTGGCGGACCGGGCCCAGCAGTGCCGCCGGCGCGTGACCGAACAGGCCGAGCGTGACGGCCTGCCGCTCGCCGACCCGGCCCGCCCCCACGGCGTACTGGTCATCGAGGCGACCCGCCTCATGGAGGAGTTCCAGTACACCTGTGACGTACTCCAGCACCACGTGGACCACTGA
- a CDS encoding thiamine pyrophosphate-requiring protein: MSVKVSDYVLRRLREWGVEHVFAYAGDGINGLLAAWERADNKPVFVQARHEEMAAFEAVGYAKFSGKAGVCAATSGPGAIHLLNGLYDAKLDHVPVVAIVGQTHRSAMGGSYQQEVDLMSLYKDVASDFCETVTVPEQLPNVLDRALRTAYARRTVTAVILPADVQELDYSPPTHAFKMVPSSLGVASYAPVPAEDDLTRAAEVLNSGKKVAVLIGQGARGARAEVEELADVLGAGVAKALLGKDALSDELPYVTGAIGLLGTRPSYELMRDCDTLLVVGSSFPYSQFLPEFGKARAVQIDIDPHMVGLRYPFEVNLVGDARATLKALLPQLTHKKHGAWRKKIEKDTARWWEVMEGRAAVDAEPINPEYVVHALDALLPDDVILAADSGSAANWYARHLRMRGTMRGSLSGTLATMGPGVPYVIGAKFAHPERPALAIVGDGAMQMNGMAELITAAKYWPGWEDPRLVIAVLNNLDLNQVTWEMRSMSGAPQFLPSQALPDVPYADFARSIGLGGARVEKPGEVEGAWRTALAADRPFVLDFRTDPAVPPIPPHAELDQIEATAAAIVKGDSDRGGMIRQGIKAKIQEMLPGHHHRDGRPAGQDDA, encoded by the coding sequence GTGTCGGTCAAGGTTTCTGATTACGTCCTGCGACGGCTGCGTGAATGGGGCGTCGAACACGTCTTCGCCTACGCCGGTGACGGCATCAACGGGCTGCTCGCCGCCTGGGAACGCGCGGACAACAAGCCGGTGTTCGTCCAGGCGCGGCACGAGGAGATGGCCGCGTTCGAGGCCGTCGGATACGCGAAGTTCTCCGGCAAGGCCGGGGTGTGCGCGGCGACGTCCGGACCCGGTGCGATCCATCTCCTCAACGGCCTCTACGACGCGAAGCTCGACCACGTGCCGGTGGTGGCGATCGTCGGACAGACGCACCGCAGCGCGATGGGCGGCTCCTACCAGCAAGAAGTCGACCTGATGAGCCTCTACAAGGACGTCGCCTCCGACTTCTGTGAGACGGTCACCGTCCCCGAGCAGCTGCCCAACGTCCTCGACCGTGCCCTGCGCACCGCGTACGCGCGGCGGACCGTGACCGCGGTGATCCTTCCCGCCGATGTGCAGGAGCTGGACTACAGCCCGCCCACGCATGCCTTCAAGATGGTCCCTTCCAGCCTCGGGGTCGCCTCTTACGCGCCCGTCCCGGCGGAGGACGACCTCACCAGGGCCGCCGAGGTGCTGAACTCCGGGAAGAAGGTGGCCGTGTTGATCGGTCAGGGCGCGCGTGGCGCCCGGGCCGAGGTCGAGGAACTGGCCGATGTCCTCGGCGCCGGGGTGGCCAAGGCCCTCCTGGGCAAGGACGCGCTGTCCGACGAACTGCCGTATGTGACCGGTGCGATCGGCCTGCTCGGCACCCGCCCCTCCTATGAGCTGATGCGGGACTGCGACACCCTGCTGGTGGTGGGCTCCAGCTTCCCCTACTCCCAGTTCCTGCCGGAGTTCGGCAAGGCCCGCGCCGTCCAGATCGACATCGACCCGCACATGGTGGGCCTGCGCTATCCCTTCGAGGTCAATCTCGTCGGGGACGCACGCGCGACCCTCAAGGCACTGCTGCCGCAGCTCACCCACAAAAAGCACGGAGCATGGCGGAAGAAGATCGAGAAGGACACGGCCCGCTGGTGGGAGGTGATGGAGGGGCGTGCCGCGGTGGACGCGGAACCGATCAATCCCGAATACGTCGTGCACGCCCTGGACGCCCTCCTGCCGGACGACGTCATCCTGGCCGCCGACTCCGGCTCGGCCGCCAACTGGTACGCGCGGCACCTGCGCATGCGCGGCACGATGCGCGGTTCCCTCTCCGGCACCCTCGCGACCATGGGGCCGGGCGTGCCGTACGTCATCGGCGCCAAGTTCGCCCACCCCGAGCGGCCCGCTCTGGCGATCGTCGGCGACGGCGCCATGCAGATGAACGGCATGGCCGAACTCATCACCGCCGCCAAATACTGGCCGGGCTGGGAGGACCCCCGGCTGGTCATCGCGGTGCTCAACAACCTGGACCTCAACCAGGTGACATGGGAGATGCGGTCCATGTCGGGTGCCCCGCAGTTCCTGCCCTCACAGGCGCTGCCGGACGTGCCCTACGCCGATTTCGCCCGCTCCATCGGACTCGGGGGAGCCCGGGTGGAGAAGCCCGGCGAGGTCGAAGGGGCATGGCGCACGGCCCTGGCCGCCGACCGGCCGTTCGTGCTCGACTTCCGTACCGATCCGGCCGTACCGCCGATCCCCCCGCACGCCGAACTCGACCAGATCGAGGCCACGGCAGCCGCCATCGTCAAGGGCGACAGCGACCGCGGCGGCATGATCCGCCAGGGGATCAAGGCCAAGATCCAGGAAATGCTGCCCGGTCACCACCACAGGGACGGCCGGCCCGCGGGGCAGGACGACGCGTAG
- a CDS encoding FMN-binding glutamate synthase family protein: MYRLIFLATVLLAATASVVLASVVSVWWWLPAGVLLLLVATGVWDLLQRRHSVLRNYPVLGHLRYLLESVRPELQQYFVERNTDGRPYDRDVRSIVYQRAKGTEAEEAFGTEREVYEPGAEFLVPSMVPRPVPEQAPVVRVGGPGCTRPYDMALLNVSAMSFGSLSSRAILALNRGAAEGAFAHDTGEGGLSEYHLRHGGDLIWEIGTGYFGCRTADGAFDEREFAAKAAHPHVKCVSLKLSQGAKPGIGGVLPGGKVNAEIARVREVPEGRTVISPPYHRVFGTPRELVRFLARMRDLAGGKPAGFKLCVGSRQQFLAVCKAMLEEDVTPDFIVVDGAEGGTGAAPLEFADHLGSPLTEGLITVHNALVGTGLRDRIKIGASGKVATGSDLVKRLLQGADYTNAARAMMFAVGCIQAQRCHTNTCPVGVTTQDPRRARALDVADKSARVRRYQEATVRSALQIMAAMGVRDAAGLAPHQLRRRLDPHTVRSYAELYDWLAPGRLLADPPQDWRADWEAADPDRFTI, encoded by the coding sequence ATGTACCGGCTGATATTCCTCGCGACCGTCCTCCTCGCCGCGACGGCGTCGGTGGTCCTGGCATCGGTGGTGTCCGTCTGGTGGTGGCTGCCGGCGGGCGTGCTGCTGTTGTTGGTGGCGACCGGGGTGTGGGACCTGCTGCAGCGCCGGCACTCGGTGCTGCGCAACTATCCGGTGCTGGGGCATCTGCGCTACCTGCTGGAGTCCGTCCGCCCGGAGTTGCAGCAGTACTTCGTCGAGCGCAATACCGACGGCCGCCCCTACGACCGCGACGTACGCAGCATCGTCTATCAGCGGGCCAAGGGCACCGAGGCCGAAGAGGCATTCGGCACCGAACGCGAGGTCTATGAGCCCGGTGCGGAATTCCTGGTGCCCTCCATGGTCCCGCGGCCGGTGCCCGAGCAGGCCCCGGTGGTCCGGGTCGGCGGACCCGGCTGCACGCGGCCCTATGACATGGCACTGCTCAATGTCTCCGCGATGAGCTTCGGTTCGCTCTCGTCCCGCGCGATCCTCGCCCTCAACCGCGGAGCGGCCGAGGGCGCCTTCGCTCACGACACGGGCGAAGGCGGCCTCTCGGAATACCATCTGCGCCACGGCGGGGACCTGATCTGGGAGATCGGCACGGGGTACTTCGGATGCCGGACGGCGGACGGCGCATTCGACGAGCGGGAGTTCGCCGCCAAAGCAGCTCATCCGCACGTGAAGTGCGTTTCTCTGAAGCTTTCCCAAGGGGCCAAGCCCGGCATCGGGGGAGTGCTCCCGGGAGGCAAGGTCAATGCCGAGATCGCCCGGGTGCGCGAGGTGCCCGAAGGGCGGACCGTCATCTCCCCGCCCTATCACCGGGTATTTGGCACCCCACGAGAGCTGGTCCGGTTCCTCGCCCGGATGCGGGACCTGGCCGGCGGCAAACCGGCGGGGTTCAAGCTGTGCGTCGGCTCGCGCCAGCAGTTTCTCGCGGTCTGCAAGGCGATGCTCGAAGAGGACGTCACGCCGGACTTCATCGTCGTCGACGGCGCCGAGGGCGGCACCGGGGCCGCTCCGCTGGAGTTCGCGGACCACCTGGGAAGCCCGCTCACGGAGGGCCTGATCACCGTCCACAACGCCCTGGTCGGCACGGGGCTGCGGGACCGCATCAAGATCGGGGCCAGCGGCAAGGTGGCTACCGGCAGCGACCTGGTCAAACGGCTGCTCCAAGGCGCCGACTACACCAACGCCGCCCGCGCGATGATGTTCGCCGTCGGGTGCATCCAGGCCCAGCGGTGCCACACCAACACCTGCCCGGTCGGCGTGACCACCCAGGACCCGCGGCGGGCCCGGGCACTGGACGTGGCGGACAAATCCGCACGGGTCCGGCGCTACCAGGAGGCCACCGTCCGCAGCGCCCTGCAGATCATGGCCGCCATGGGTGTACGGGACGCCGCCGGACTGGCTCCCCACCAACTGCGCCGCCGGCTCGATCCCCACACCGTCCGTTCCTACGCGGAGCTCTACGACTGGCTCGCCCCCGGCCGGCTCCTGGCGGACCCTCCGCAGGACTGGCGGGCGGACTGGGAGGCGGCCGACCCCGACCGCTTCACGATCTGA